One genomic region from Chloroherpetonaceae bacterium encodes:
- the tpiA gene encoding triose-phosphate isomerase yields MRKKFVAGNWKMNKTVSGSIALASEVIRAIGHKELNCQVAIAPTFLALDSVHEVIKNSPVKLSAQNCHFENDGAFTGEISASMLKSVGCEFVILGHSERRQFFGETDGIINQKVKKVLSEQLEVILCVGETLAERDGGVTEKVVERQVRGCLVGISDTELAKITIAYEPVWAIGTGRTASPAQAEEVHAFIRSLLTALYSATSAENMTIQYGGSVKGSNAKELFSMPNIDGGLIGGASLKAEEFVQIVHAF; encoded by the coding sequence ATGCGTAAAAAGTTTGTTGCCGGAAATTGGAAAATGAACAAAACCGTTTCAGGTTCAATTGCCCTCGCTTCAGAAGTTATTCGAGCGATTGGGCATAAAGAGTTGAACTGCCAAGTTGCAATTGCACCTACTTTTCTTGCCCTCGATTCCGTTCATGAAGTCATAAAGAATTCACCTGTGAAGCTCTCTGCCCAAAACTGCCACTTCGAAAATGACGGTGCTTTTACGGGAGAGATTTCCGCTTCGATGCTCAAATCAGTTGGTTGCGAGTTTGTCATTTTAGGCCACTCCGAGCGTCGCCAATTTTTTGGAGAAACCGATGGTATTATCAATCAAAAAGTGAAAAAAGTACTTTCAGAGCAGCTTGAAGTCATTTTGTGTGTTGGCGAAACGCTTGCAGAGCGAGATGGCGGTGTAACCGAAAAAGTTGTCGAAAGACAAGTAAGAGGTTGCTTGGTGGGAATATCAGATACAGAGCTTGCAAAAATCACCATTGCTTATGAACCGGTATGGGCAATCGGAACAGGTAGAACTGCATCACCTGCACAAGCTGAAGAAGTTCACGCGTTTATTCGAAGCCTCTTAACCGCATTGTATTCTGCAACATCTGCCGAAAATATGACGATTCAATATGGCGGAAGTGTGAAGGGAAGCAACGCTAAAGAGCTCTTTTCTATGCCAAATATCGATGGCGGGCTGATTGGCGGCGCAAGCTTAAAGGCGGAGGAATTTGTTCAAATTGTTCATGCATTCTAA
- a CDS encoding TMEM165/GDT1 family protein: MFWKTFFSVAMTVFLAEIGDKTQLATMLFSANESHSKWAVFLGSAFALTLAAGLGVLAGSVIEKWVSPKTLKLLAGVGFIAVGIWTIFSD, translated from the coding sequence ATGTTTTGGAAAACATTTTTCAGCGTGGCGATGACCGTCTTTCTGGCAGAAATTGGCGATAAAACACAACTTGCCACGATGCTTTTTTCTGCCAATGAATCGCATAGCAAATGGGCAGTTTTTTTAGGGTCAGCCTTTGCTCTAACGCTTGCCGCCGGTCTCGGCGTACTTGCCGGAAGTGTAATCGAAAAATGGGTTTCTCCAAAAACTTTGAAATTACTAGCAGGCGTTGGTTTTATTGCGGTAGGAATATGGACAATTTTTTCCGATTGA
- a CDS encoding YraN family protein — translation MSLTNQSLGRSGEEIAAHHLTQKGYKVLERNFRCGKNEVDLIIRKDEVIAFVEVKLRRSTGYGHPLEAITIAKQKELAKAAECYIRKFPSSNTIYRFDVVGILADGIQEEITHLEDAFRLF, via the coding sequence ATGTCATTAACCAATCAAAGCTTAGGACGCTCAGGCGAAGAAATTGCTGCTCATCATCTTACTCAAAAGGGATACAAAGTACTTGAGCGTAATTTTCGATGCGGTAAAAATGAAGTTGACCTCATTATTAGAAAAGACGAAGTCATCGCATTTGTAGAAGTTAAACTCAGGAGAAGTACAGGATATGGTCACCCGTTGGAAGCAATTACAATTGCAAAGCAAAAGGAATTGGCAAAAGCTGCAGAGTGTTACATTCGAAAATTCCCATCATCAAATACGATTTATCGGTTCGATGTCGTGGGAATTTTAGCTGATGGAATTCAAGAAGAGATTACTCATCTTGAAGATGCGTTTCGCTTGTTTTAA
- the greA gene encoding transcription elongation factor GreA: MAETTYLTRDAYQRLKSELEELKGPKRNSILEKIDEARSHGDLSENAEYEAAREEQTQNEIRITNLERTLLSASILDEKNIKTDKVYILTTVRLKNLDSKEEIEYTLVSPEETDMDNGKISIKSPIGQALLRKAKGDKVEVKGPKNTMRFQIMEIKVK, translated from the coding sequence ATGGCTGAAACTACATATCTCACTCGAGATGCTTATCAAAGGCTCAAAAGTGAATTGGAAGAACTCAAAGGGCCAAAACGAAATTCAATTCTTGAAAAAATTGATGAGGCCCGTTCTCACGGCGATCTCTCGGAAAATGCAGAATATGAAGCCGCTCGTGAAGAGCAAACACAGAATGAGATTCGCATTACAAACCTTGAGCGTACCTTGCTCTCGGCGTCGATTCTTGATGAGAAAAATATCAAAACCGATAAGGTTTATATTCTAACCACGGTAAGGCTCAAAAATTTAGATAGCAAAGAGGAAATCGAGTACACTTTGGTTTCGCCGGAGGAAACGGATATGGATAATGGAAAAATTTCAATCAAATCGCCGATTGGGCAGGCGCTTTTACGCAAAGCCAAAGGGGATAAAGTGGAAGTAAAAGGGCCGAAAAACACGATGCGATTTCAGATTATGGAAATAAAAGTGAAGTAA
- a CDS encoding M28 family peptidase, with protein MLQHNQLRVKISMAPLAFIILGALHFLLFVGKLHSQANSTPKTPKPKLGIIPKGIPPAKNQFGYKFIDTTILASHLKFLASDLMEGRETGKRGQKLAARYIAAHFERLGLKPIGDNGTYFQHFWVKERRVGQNNTMLIERRSLSGNSSENITTFLHDFVFFPSRAFNPPPSISGKVVFAGFGISDAKTYRYDDFAGQNLEGKIVMIMTGEPQQNDSSSRFDGAKPTQWSDSRYKYLAASAAKASAVLIVTELGSDTTSLFDTFKEYHDYISQSSMELTDAPDKGTAKGTKTATPPLYFISKKTANALLAESQKKIETLYETIEKSAAPASFEIPNTKLTLTIDLQEGFLQSENVCGFLEGSDPKLKNEAVILTSHYDHVGMTYEGTVFNGADDDGSGTSTILTLAEAFAKNPIRSKRSMIFMTVSGEEKGLLGSKYYTDNPKFPLTSTYANINMDMVGRVDSTKYEKIGVSDYIYVIGSDKISKDLDDALIRQNTESVNLKLDYTYNDENDPNRFYYRSDHYNFAKNGIPIVFFFDGLHADYHKTTDDVEKIHFPRMAKVAKLAFSLGWELANRREPLRQND; from the coding sequence ATGCTTCAACACAATCAATTGAGAGTGAAGATTTCAATGGCGCCTTTGGCCTTTATCATTTTAGGGGCGTTACATTTTTTACTATTCGTCGGTAAACTGCATTCACAAGCAAACTCAACACCAAAAACCCCAAAGCCAAAACTGGGAATTATCCCTAAAGGAATTCCTCCAGCCAAAAATCAATTCGGATATAAGTTTATTGATACCACCATTCTAGCTTCTCACCTGAAGTTTTTAGCAAGCGATTTGATGGAAGGCCGTGAAACGGGGAAGCGCGGACAGAAACTTGCTGCACGCTATATCGCCGCACATTTTGAAAGGCTGGGATTAAAACCCATAGGTGATAATGGAACTTACTTTCAACATTTTTGGGTGAAAGAAAGGCGTGTTGGTCAGAACAACACAATGCTCATTGAGCGCCGTTCTCTTTCAGGAAACTCAAGTGAGAACATCACCACATTTCTTCATGATTTCGTCTTTTTTCCGTCACGAGCCTTTAATCCTCCGCCATCGATTTCAGGTAAGGTTGTCTTCGCAGGCTTTGGAATCAGCGATGCCAAAACATATCGTTACGACGACTTTGCAGGGCAAAACCTCGAAGGCAAAATTGTAATGATTATGACTGGTGAGCCTCAGCAAAATGATTCTTCCAGTCGTTTTGATGGCGCAAAACCCACACAATGGTCGGATTCACGCTATAAATACCTTGCGGCTTCCGCTGCAAAAGCTAGTGCGGTATTAATAGTCACTGAGCTTGGCAGCGATACCACATCCCTTTTTGACACATTCAAAGAATATCACGATTATATTTCGCAAAGTTCAATGGAGCTTACTGATGCACCGGATAAAGGAACCGCTAAAGGAACAAAAACAGCAACGCCCCCGCTTTATTTCATTTCAAAAAAAACCGCCAATGCACTGCTCGCTGAGTCGCAAAAGAAAATCGAAACCCTTTACGAAACTATTGAGAAATCTGCCGCTCCGGCTTCTTTCGAGATTCCTAACACAAAACTCACATTGACGATCGATCTTCAAGAAGGCTTTCTGCAATCTGAAAATGTCTGTGGCTTTTTAGAAGGAAGTGACCCTAAATTGAAAAATGAAGCCGTGATTCTTACCTCTCACTATGACCACGTGGGCATGACCTATGAAGGAACAGTATTTAATGGCGCAGATGATGATGGCTCCGGAACTTCAACGATTTTAACCCTTGCAGAAGCCTTTGCTAAAAACCCGATTCGGTCCAAGCGCTCAATGATATTCATGACGGTTTCGGGAGAAGAAAAAGGCCTTCTTGGCTCGAAGTATTACACCGATAACCCAAAGTTTCCACTCACTTCAACCTATGCCAACATCAATATGGATATGGTGGGTAGAGTTGATTCAACCAAATACGAGAAAATCGGGGTTTCAGATTATATCTATGTCATTGGGTCTGATAAAATCTCAAAGGACTTAGACGACGCCTTGATTCGCCAAAATACAGAAAGTGTAAACCTGAAGCTTGATTACACCTACAATGATGAAAATGATCCCAATCGCTTTTACTACAGAAGCGATCATTATAACTTCGCCAAAAACGGAATCCCGATAGTCTTTTTCTTTGATGGGCTACATGCTGACTATCATAAGACAACCGACGATGTCGAGAAAATTCATTTTCCGAGAATGGCAAAAGTGGCAAAGCTTGCTTTTTCGCTTGGCTGGGAACTTGCAAACCGAAGGGAACCGCTTCGTCAAAATGATTAA
- a CDS encoding nitrilase-related carbon-nitrogen hydrolase, translating into MKTKIRVCQTDCTLANFQENLERHLVLIEQAIAEGIEFIVFPELSLSGYNVQDAAQDIALPISDEKFDPLRKASHQISILCGGIELSEHYGVYNSAFFFEDGKSETVHRKIYLPTYGMFEELRYFSAGKQVQPFHSKRLGKIGVAICEDNWHVSVPYLLAAQGIKVLFMMVASPLRIDMRSGELRIAETWQMMARTYATLFSMFTVFANRIGNEDGLSYWGGSEVISPDGETLAKAPNFQSTHIDAFIDFAMVKRARLRSSHFLDEDFSFCRDELNRIIDQKTHLG; encoded by the coding sequence ATGAAAACAAAAATCAGGGTTTGCCAAACCGATTGCACACTCGCAAACTTTCAAGAGAACCTTGAACGGCATTTGGTCTTAATTGAACAGGCAATTGCAGAAGGAATTGAGTTTATTGTATTTCCGGAGCTTTCACTTAGTGGATACAATGTTCAGGATGCCGCTCAAGATATTGCTCTTCCAATTTCAGATGAAAAATTTGACCCGCTTCGCAAAGCAAGTCATCAAATATCCATTCTTTGCGGTGGAATCGAACTCTCAGAACATTATGGGGTTTATAACTCAGCCTTCTTTTTTGAGGATGGAAAATCTGAAACAGTACATCGTAAAATTTATCTTCCTACTTATGGCATGTTTGAAGAGTTAAGGTACTTTTCTGCCGGAAAGCAAGTTCAGCCTTTTCACTCAAAACGATTAGGAAAAATAGGTGTTGCAATATGCGAAGATAATTGGCATGTCAGTGTGCCTTATCTGCTTGCGGCGCAAGGGATAAAAGTTCTTTTCATGATGGTTGCAAGCCCTTTGCGAATTGATATGCGAAGCGGAGAGTTACGAATTGCAGAAACTTGGCAAATGATGGCTAGAACTTACGCGACTCTTTTCAGCATGTTTACAGTTTTTGCAAATCGGATTGGAAACGAAGATGGTCTCTCCTATTGGGGCGGCTCTGAAGTCATTTCACCCGATGGAGAAACTCTTGCTAAAGCGCCGAACTTTCAATCGACACACATTGATGCATTTATTGATTTCGCTATGGTTAAACGCGCAAGGCTTCGCTCTTCTCACTTTTTGGATGAAGATTTTAGCTTCTGCCGAGATGAACTCAACCGAATCATTGATCAAAAAACTCATTTAGGATGA
- a CDS encoding electron transfer flavoprotein-ubiquinone oxidoreductase, whose protein sequence is MSIESTNLNEKEVIREVIDLDVLFVGAGPANLSAAIHLQNLIDQHNQANPEKRIEPQIGIIEKGARVGDHLLSGAVLDPIALKELIPDFQAQGCPIESEVTNEKVMFLTDKGNFSLPYTPAPLKNHGKYIISLNKFGEWLGTIAEKKGINIFTGFPGAEMRYDGGKGSKKVIGVQTGDRGIDKNGKQKENFEPGVNINAKVTVLGEGPRGSLTKALVRRLGLDSGKNPQSYETGVKEIWEIPAGRIKKGTVYHSFGFPLPTSVYGGSWIYAISDTTLSVGFVTALDSESAGNDPHFYLQKFKTHPFVKNLLTEGKMVGYGAKTISGGGYYAMPKLYGDGFLLTGESGGFLNMMRLKGIHLSMKSGMLAAESIFEALLKNDFSAESLKSYETKFEASWAKNELFASRNFRQAFDQGLYIGLLRAGTQLLFGGKIFKERLTSSEDYTRMQRLGRLQRERIRNEKAGFKYDGKLTFDKLNDVYESKTTHEENQPCHLYIKPEIIADICNTKCTVEYGNPCQHFCPAAVYEMVVINELSGAKKLQINASNCVHCKTCDIADPYQVITWKVPEGGGGPIYTNG, encoded by the coding sequence ATGTCAATCGAAAGCACGAATCTTAACGAAAAAGAAGTAATAAGGGAAGTCATCGATTTGGATGTGCTCTTTGTAGGGGCTGGCCCTGCCAATCTCTCGGCAGCCATTCACTTGCAAAACCTTATTGATCAGCATAATCAAGCCAATCCGGAGAAGCGCATTGAGCCGCAAATTGGCATCATTGAAAAAGGTGCTCGTGTTGGCGATCATCTTCTATCAGGTGCCGTGCTTGACCCGATTGCATTAAAAGAGCTTATACCGGATTTTCAAGCCCAAGGATGCCCGATTGAATCGGAAGTCACAAATGAAAAGGTGATGTTCCTCACTGATAAGGGAAATTTCTCATTGCCCTATACCCCTGCACCGCTAAAAAATCACGGTAAATACATCATTTCGCTGAATAAGTTTGGGGAGTGGCTTGGCACTATTGCTGAAAAAAAGGGAATCAACATCTTTACAGGTTTTCCGGGCGCAGAAATGCGTTATGATGGTGGAAAAGGGTCAAAGAAGGTGATTGGGGTTCAAACCGGAGACCGCGGAATTGATAAAAACGGGAAACAAAAAGAAAATTTTGAACCGGGTGTCAATATCAACGCCAAAGTTACCGTATTGGGCGAAGGGCCACGAGGTTCTCTAACAAAGGCTCTCGTTCGGCGGTTGGGACTTGATAGTGGAAAAAATCCACAATCTTACGAAACCGGAGTGAAGGAGATTTGGGAAATTCCTGCGGGAAGAATAAAAAAAGGAACCGTCTATCACTCATTTGGATTTCCTCTACCTACAAGTGTTTATGGTGGAAGTTGGATTTATGCCATAAGTGATACCACCTTATCGGTTGGTTTTGTCACCGCCCTCGATTCCGAAAGTGCAGGGAATGATCCGCACTTCTATCTTCAAAAATTCAAAACCCATCCTTTTGTAAAAAACCTTTTGACCGAAGGAAAAATGGTTGGTTATGGTGCAAAAACGATTTCCGGCGGTGGTTACTATGCAATGCCAAAGCTCTATGGCGATGGTTTTCTTTTAACCGGCGAAAGCGGCGGCTTCTTAAATATGATGCGCCTAAAAGGCATTCATCTCTCAATGAAATCAGGAATGCTTGCAGCGGAGTCCATCTTTGAAGCTCTCCTTAAAAACGACTTTTCTGCTGAGTCGCTCAAGAGTTATGAAACGAAATTTGAAGCATCGTGGGCAAAAAATGAACTCTTTGCATCACGAAATTTCAGACAAGCATTCGATCAAGGGCTTTACATTGGATTGCTCCGCGCCGGGACACAACTTCTTTTTGGTGGAAAAATTTTCAAAGAGAGACTCACTTCAAGCGAAGATTATACCCGAATGCAACGCTTGGGCCGGTTGCAACGCGAGCGAATACGTAACGAAAAGGCTGGATTCAAATATGATGGTAAATTGACCTTTGACAAACTGAATGATGTTTATGAATCAAAAACCACACACGAAGAAAATCAGCCCTGTCATTTATACATCAAGCCCGAAATTATTGCAGATATTTGCAATACCAAGTGCACGGTAGAATATGGAAATCCGTGTCAACATTTTTGCCCGGCGGCGGTTTATGAAATGGTTGTGATTAATGAACTTTCGGGTGCAAAAAAATTACAAATCAATGCTTCGAATTGCGTTCATTGTAAAACTTGTGACATCGCTGATCCCTATCAAGTCATTACTTGGAAAGTACCTGAAGGCGGTGGCGGACCAATTTATACCAATGGGTAG
- a CDS encoding SIS domain-containing protein: MTKELALNEKAEMLAYVKETLHYSADLKRRVAEESSEAIYQMAVMIAQCFRNGGKLLVCGNGGSAADSQHIATEFTIRYRSTVNRPAMPAIALTTDSSALTGGANDLGYDNTFARLVEAYGKTGDVFLGISTSGNSESVIRALSYAKSHGLKTLSLLGNTGGKMKGMADLEITVPHQGAADRIQECHIAIAHIIIQLVEELFGYKEIK, translated from the coding sequence ATGACCAAAGAATTAGCTCTCAACGAAAAAGCGGAAATGCTTGCCTATGTTAAGGAAACGCTTCATTATAGTGCAGACCTGAAAAGACGCGTCGCCGAAGAATCATCGGAAGCGATTTATCAAATGGCCGTGATGATTGCCCAATGCTTTCGAAACGGCGGGAAACTGCTCGTCTGCGGGAACGGCGGGAGCGCCGCGGATTCGCAGCATATTGCAACGGAATTCACAATTCGGTATAGAAGCACTGTTAACAGACCTGCGATGCCAGCCATTGCGCTTACCACCGATAGCTCAGCGCTTACCGGTGGCGCAAATGACCTCGGTTACGATAATACCTTTGCGCGACTCGTTGAAGCGTATGGAAAAACAGGCGATGTGTTTTTAGGTATCTCAACCAGTGGAAACAGCGAAAGCGTGATTCGCGCACTTTCTTATGCGAAATCTCACGGGCTTAAAACCCTTTCACTCTTAGGCAATACAGGCGGGAAAATGAAAGGGATGGCTGATCTTGAAATTACTGTTCCACATCAAGGCGCCGCAGATCGCATCCAAGAGTGCCATATCGCAATTGCCCATATCATTATTCAGCTTGTTGAAGAACTTTTTGGATATAAAGAGATTAAATAA
- the ribE gene encoding 6,7-dimethyl-8-ribityllumazine synthase has translation MYMNTIEGHLSASGMKMAIVAARWNDFIGSRLVEGAVDCFIRHGGKDEHLTLVRCPGSFELPMVLKKVAATKKYDAIVAIGVLIKGATDHYDLIAAEATKGIAQVSMESGIPIAFGVLTTDSIEQAIERAGTKAGNKGWDAMAAAIEEVDLFKKIG, from the coding sequence ATTTATATGAATACGATTGAAGGACATCTTTCCGCTAGCGGGATGAAAATGGCGATTGTCGCTGCGCGTTGGAATGATTTTATAGGAAGCAGACTTGTTGAAGGCGCTGTCGATTGTTTTATTCGTCACGGAGGCAAAGATGAACATCTTACGCTTGTCCGATGCCCCGGCTCCTTTGAACTTCCAATGGTGTTAAAAAAAGTAGCGGCCACCAAAAAATATGATGCCATCGTGGCAATCGGCGTTCTTATCAAAGGCGCGACCGACCACTACGATCTTATTGCTGCCGAAGCAACCAAAGGCATAGCACAGGTTTCAATGGAGTCAGGGATTCCGATTGCTTTTGGCGTACTGACCACCGATTCCATTGAACAAGCCATCGAACGCGCCGGAACAAAAGCGGGAAATAAAGGCTGGGATGCAATGGCAGCAGCAATCGAAGAGGTTGATTTGTTTAAGAAAATCGGTTAA
- a CDS encoding ferrochelatase, whose protein sequence is MTKRKVSVILATYGEVEEPTIKNLLPNSKRILKYITTRIAKIPRPIVELIAWTRSFKRKKYWNNLGYRSKLNALTRNQASKLQSVLKGDSEIDFKVADSYYFVPPYLENTLTVHRNSDAIVLVPMIPIESDFSCGVGCVITTDTFKESAFGKVVVLKHFWNDTELLQVYANHIFSNLQNSEKATKLGLALAVHGTLVKGTDGLPPKANTGYKETLQFFTQLKSFLENDPRNRFHAIKLGCLNHVYGGEWTPETLAIALEEFKSEGIEKVAVFPFGFFADNSEADLEAVEETENAGYRGSKMQYIPCVNDSDEFIHWVAKRVKRSANHLLQMNSSLDALSQKQIQTPVY, encoded by the coding sequence ATGACAAAACGAAAAGTAAGCGTAATTCTTGCCACTTATGGCGAAGTTGAAGAGCCGACAATTAAAAATTTGCTCCCCAATTCAAAGAGAATCTTGAAATATATCACCACTCGAATTGCGAAAATCCCAAGGCCGATTGTGGAGCTTATTGCTTGGACAAGATCATTCAAAAGAAAAAAATATTGGAATAATCTGGGTTATCGCTCAAAGCTAAATGCTCTTACCCGAAATCAAGCATCAAAGCTTCAATCCGTGTTGAAGGGAGATTCAGAGATAGATTTCAAAGTGGCAGATTCCTATTACTTTGTACCGCCATACCTCGAAAATACACTCACAGTTCATCGCAATTCCGATGCCATTGTGCTCGTTCCAATGATTCCTATCGAATCCGATTTTTCTTGCGGTGTGGGCTGCGTTATTACTACCGATACTTTCAAAGAAAGTGCATTCGGCAAAGTGGTTGTTCTCAAGCATTTTTGGAATGACACCGAACTCCTTCAAGTGTATGCCAATCATATTTTTTCAAATCTGCAAAATTCAGAAAAAGCGACCAAGTTAGGGCTAGCTTTGGCCGTACACGGAACTTTGGTGAAAGGGACTGATGGATTGCCGCCAAAGGCGAATACGGGTTATAAAGAAACCTTGCAATTTTTTACTCAGCTAAAATCCTTTTTAGAGAACGACCCAAGAAACCGGTTTCACGCCATTAAACTCGGGTGTCTTAATCATGTTTATGGCGGCGAATGGACACCCGAAACTTTGGCAATTGCACTTGAAGAATTCAAATCAGAGGGAATTGAAAAGGTTGCCGTTTTCCCTTTTGGCTTCTTCGCCGATAATAGCGAGGCCGATTTAGAGGCTGTAGAGGAAACCGAAAATGCCGGCTACCGCGGTTCAAAGATGCAATACATTCCTTGTGTTAATGATTCGGATGAGTTTATTCATTGGGTGGCTAAGCGCGTGAAACGCTCAGCGAATCATCTGCTACAAATGAATTCGTCACTTGACGCACTAAGCCAAAAGCAAATTCAGACGCCTGTTTATTAA
- a CDS encoding phosphatidylserine decarboxylase — MITRYGYGTIGVVIVFAIVLATLGHFIQDSVPILAYLFLGMGIFSVLFALQFFRDPERTPKETRNVVISPADGKVVLVQEVEHHPYFNGKAKMVCIFMSPINVHVNRNPISGKINHMKYIEGEFIAAFDHTSGEKNERTEIGIENDRIKVFFKQISGFVARRIVCDLSVGDDVMIGERFGMIRFGSRVDMFLPPEVSIEVKLGQHASAGETIIARYA, encoded by the coding sequence ATGATTACGCGTTACGGGTATGGCACAATCGGAGTTGTTATCGTTTTTGCCATTGTTTTAGCTACTCTAGGTCATTTTATACAAGATTCAGTGCCAATTCTGGCTTATTTATTTTTAGGGATGGGGATTTTTAGCGTACTTTTTGCGCTCCAATTTTTCCGCGATCCCGAACGAACCCCAAAAGAAACCCGCAATGTCGTCATCTCACCTGCCGATGGAAAAGTGGTTTTAGTTCAAGAGGTCGAGCATCACCCTTATTTTAACGGTAAAGCCAAAATGGTGTGTATTTTTATGTCGCCAATCAATGTGCATGTAAACCGAAATCCGATTTCAGGGAAAATCAATCACATGAAGTACATCGAAGGGGAATTTATTGCCGCCTTTGACCACACATCTGGGGAAAAAAATGAGCGAACTGAAATCGGAATCGAAAACGACCGAATAAAAGTTTTCTTTAAACAAATCTCAGGCTTCGTTGCTCGCCGCATTGTTTGTGATTTAAGTGTTGGAGATGATGTAATGATTGGCGAGCGATTTGGGATGATTCGCTTTGGAAGCAGAGTCGATATGTTTTTACCTCCAGAGGTTTCGATTGAAGTCAAATTAGGCCAACACGCAAGTGCCGGAGAAACAATTATTGCCCGTTACGCTTAA
- a CDS encoding nuclear transport factor 2 family protein, translating into MFLFFLATVILSPKTIFAQNEKDQKLVEEKIQAYFNGYLTGDLRILYTAFDTTSGGMHRLMPDGKNDTLIHFRDLLPIWSTRAKRTPYSESDLKASRYKILKFEQFRGSLAIVSVDIQFGAKSYIDVLSLYKINGEWKIVSKVFVTNN; encoded by the coding sequence TTGTTCCTTTTTTTTCTTGCTACCGTGATTTTGAGCCCTAAAACCATTTTTGCTCAAAATGAAAAAGATCAAAAGCTGGTTGAAGAAAAAATTCAAGCCTACTTTAATGGTTACTTAACCGGCGATTTAAGGATTCTTTACACAGCTTTTGATACCACATCGGGTGGAATGCATCGCTTAATGCCAGATGGGAAAAACGATACCTTAATTCACTTTCGCGATTTACTTCCGATTTGGAGCACGCGCGCAAAGAGAACCCCTTACAGCGAAAGCGACTTGAAAGCAAGCCGTTACAAAATTCTTAAGTTTGAGCAGTTTAGAGGATCCCTTGCAATTGTTTCAGTAGATATACAGTTTGGGGCTAAGTCATATATCGATGTTCTATCGCTTTATAAAATTAACGGTGAGTGGAAAATTGTAAGCAAGGTTTTTGTGACCAACAATTAG